The genomic region ATATGTCACTTGCAGGATGGTGGTCCCACAAAGTATTTGAGTACGACGATATTCAATTCGTGTTCTTCTGAGTTACTGAAAGACTTTTATATGGATAATTTATATAGAAAGGAGTGGGACAAAACCGTAATTGATCACGAGCAGTTACAGGTAGATGAGAGTAACGGAACCGAAATTGGGCGCTTGATAAAAAAATTTCCGCTCTTGACGCCCAGAGAATACATTCTATCCTGGAGGCTTTGGGAAGGAACAGATAAAACCTATTACTGTTACAGTAAGGTATTTTATTTATtctattatatgtatttatttaatatctATGTTATATCCCTAAGTGTGTAATTGACTTCTTAAGTGGTTTTTGTGAGTTTTTTCTGAATATGAAGTATATTAATTCGAATTAAATTTCCCTGTTTTTTACTGATAAAGATAATGATCAAGTTTCGTTAAGTTTATCTTGTTTTCTAATTTCTTTTTCACAGGTTATCTAGGTTTTATTGTAAAATGTATGATAGAGTAATGAACCTCATAATGGAATACAGCAATATTTTACCTGACTACTATTTCTATTTTCTATTTCTGTTGTTTAGTCTGTTAAAGAAAAGAATTTTAGATTTTATAACTTTATCTACCTTCGTAATCttgttatctttattattttaatgtttataatattaaaagtcagCTTGTTGTTAGGAATGTGAACATTCATTAGCGCCAAGACAAAAGAAGTACGTACGAGTTGGCCTGTTTAGATCTGGTTGGAGAATCAGTGATAGTAAGTTACTAGGTTACCTTATATATTGTGTTTGTATCTACTCTTCTGTACACACACACGCGCACACACACATGCAcacgtgtgtgtgtgtatattagTGTGTgtactagtgtgtgtgtgtgtgtgtgtgtgtgtatgcgtGCGTGTGTGTGTATACatttgtgtttgtgtgtgtgcgCGCGTGCGTGTGTGCGTGTGTTGCTCCTTTGGATCGACACAAGGCTTAGTCTAACTTtatccttttatttttatttttatttttctttttctttatccTTCAAATATAGCAGCTAGAGGTTCATGTCAGATCAAAATGGTTCACCAAGAAGATGCTGGTTTGAATGCTGACATGGCAAAGATGATATTTACCAAAGGCATATGGAGTTATGTCTGTAAAACGGACAACGCTCTTCGCAAGTATTCTGCTGCCAGACGTCTTCAACTAACTTCAACTATTGGTGCTATCACTCTTGTCCAGAAGGTGCGTATTTATCTTTCTAAATCCTTAGAGATCtgtaaatgatttttattaatttaattaatctTATTTATATTTAATGTATAGGTACCTTTTTCTTTGGATTCAACCAGTAAGATCGACGGTGTAGATCATCCAGAAGTTTCTGAACAACGCACCCAAGAGAAGAAACTTTCAAGAAGGCCTTCAAAGAAATTGATAGCAAATGGATTGATCCTTATTGGTGGTGCCATCTGTCTAGCTCGCGGACACACCAACTTCAGTGCGAAAGTTGCTATGGCTTATGCATTAAGCAAGTTGTCAAAGCGTCGCCAAACACTACAACCTTAATTATTTACAGTTACATGTGTAAATATTTTTGGGGGCGGGGCGAAGGAGGATTGATTTGCGAATGTAACTGGTTAAAGAAAATGTCACAAACCATGTAAATTAAAAACTCAACAGCTATTCATGTGGAGACGATGTAAACTGAACTCTGAAAATTTACTGTTGTAATAACTATAGGCGGTTTTGAACTTctgtaaaaatataaaatgaaatgACTGGTGAGTTGAACATTTCTCTTATCAAAGTTTGTAGTCATTTTGCTTGTACTGTTCTAAATCtggaaaaatataaaattatagcTCGGCTTAGCTCATTTACACCCCTACGGGAAACAAGGCTGCTAGAAAAACACTTGGCCCAAGTATTCGAGACACAAAATGATTATCATTTCTTAATCTTTTGGGCCAGATTTAAGAATATATTGAAAACACTTGTAATGGGCCGGATCCATAGTTATAACATTAACAGGCCACCtcttatatatagatagatatcatCAAAAAAGATTATACAACTTATGTAAAATGATACTCCGTATACCAAACAATAACATAGAACTTATGTAGAGGCTCCCATGCATCGGCGGACAAACTTCTACATCAAAGAACTGTCTTTAGAACTAATAACCCTTATGAGCTAGTTCAGATAAATAAAACATGAGCTTTTGAAAAAGCTTCTTGAggaattaaatataaaaaataaaaaacttgATGGGACTACAGTCTTACAAAGTGTTCTAACGTTGTTTTAAGTTACTGGAGCATTGGCATGTTTGCTAAGCTGTATGTGGTAGTTCTTGTAGGTTTTAAAGGAGTGTTTCGTGATCATGTTTGTATTTTCTAGCATTTTGCTAGTATTCTTATTGGTCATTAAATATTGGGATAATTAcatgtgaagtttttttttttttttcaaaattcctTCTGCCCCCTTCTATTCCCAATTTTGTCCCTCAGTTTTTGTTCAATATTAATTTCAAAAAAGACATTAAAATGTGCCACCTCAATGTGAAGACCATTAAATATATTAGGTATCAAACAACATATATCTAAATATAACTGCATCAATGCGCGGTCAAATTTTTTCTAGTTTATAACATATCTTACATTCTTTGGAAGTTCTATGTCACGTGTAATGCACAAGCTTGTTTTacttaggggtgttcatcggttcgattTTCGGTTTGTTCAGTATAttcaattttgatttttttttgggAAAACCGAATTCAATATGAAAATCGAACCGAAACCGAAAACCGAACTCGAATTCGGTTCGGTTTCTGTTAAAACCGAAAATCGTGAAAAAATTTCAAAATCGTGGTAGTTTAtttgtggcgttactgatgtctaGTTATTTACAACCTAAAACAATGGCGTACTATTAAATAattaagaattcgatgatttattaatatttacagcttaattatgacaTTTATTTATTCCATTATTAAGAAgatgaacataataatttgagtaacagaGCCACCTAATCGTCATATGAGTGAGAACTTATTTAGATGATTGGATTTTAAAATATAATGACAttcaacatattatatatatatatatatatatatatatatatatatatatatatatatatatatatatatatatatatatatatatatatatatatatattaaaatttttgaattcggttttcggtttatcgaattcagaattttcaaaaccgaaccgaaaaccgaattcaaattcggtttcggttttatTCGATCTGAAAACCGTTTTTAAAATTCAGCTTCGGTTTTTTCGATTTGGTTCCGGTTTGATTTTCGGATTAAACGGTTTCAAACCAGATACTGACCACCTCTTGTTTTACTTCACTACTGAAAATATTCAATGACTACATGCCACAAGCAATTCTTATAAAAGAACAATTCATTTTGAGAGTATCTTTGAGTATATTGTTGAGCTACTTAAAATATTCAATGACTACATGCCACAAGCAATTCTTATAAAAGAACAATTCATTTTGAGAGTATCTTTGAGTATATTGTTGAGAATATTAAATGATTCTACACGTTTTTTCTTGAACTCTTTAGTTTGTGAGCATAGTTTAGAAATATGTACCAACGGATCTTCGGTCCagcggtaccgcggttacacttgtgtactcgcagggctagaggtctagggttcgaacctcgtcacccgctctaggaattgaaatatattccttgaaggtggcccaaagggaaggttttaccgacccgctccgggactaaggtccggctcgcctgcccctcgggatggtttaagggtcagattctcagagtgtggttcgggtttcctgcccgaaagcgcgtgtgtgtgtgcaaatgatgactaggcttcggtccggactgatgcaagcttgcctttcaaaaaaaaaaaaaaaaaatttttttttagaaatatGTACATGTTAAATGAAATTTTGTTGACGTAATTGTTTATTCACTATAACTTTTAGCAATAGTATGTGATGAGTTAGGAGTTTATCATATCTAACAAAAagggaaagtaaaaaaaaaaaaaaaaaaaatggaaatgtTAGCGTGTGTATTGCATGATTGTGTTTAGGGTAAGTTAAAAAGGGAATAAGATTGGATTTGGGTTTGATTAGGGAATGAATGGTCAAAATTAGAAACTAGAAAAAGAATGTTAGGAATGTATGACAAGTGAGATCGGGATTTGATGTATAAAGAGAATGTGGGGGAGGCGCATGTGATCAAAAGTTGCACATGGCCTTCTAAATTACTACTGTACTACTATAAAGCATTAGGGATGAGGTGGGGTTGGAAGGTGTGTGCTACTACAACCTAAAAAGAATGTGTAAACAGCTAAAAACGTCCAAAATTCTGTGTGTTGTTTATAGGGGTGTTAAATTGTTTGGAATTCACATGTTATGATTTGAAAAAAATATAACAAAATCAACTAAAGAAATCACCAATTTTGTCATGTGCTTGGTTTTTTAGTACAATATATTTTAATAATGTTAGTGTAGACTTTTTTTATTGTCTCGAAATAGAATGATTCAATATCGATCGTTCAACATTTAATGCgtttatttgtattttttttaatgataaatgatGTTGAatgaaaaaataatatataataaaccattcaaaattaaagTACCCTCTTAACTATTTAACACattcatctttctttaaaatactaAGGAAAATTATATCaatgaaaaatatattttaaatttgaattcatcaatataattattattattaaatattatattatacaaataaaaatatataaaatcaaagctTGATAAAAAACTTAGAAGTCAAATTGAGACCATTTTTGTTAGATAAATGGAGTATATCTTATCGAATAACTATgtttttctatttatttatgtaaaaGATAAATATATTAACGGTGGGTTTGTTTACTTCTTAATAGAACGGTTTATCGCTGAATGCTGAATCATTCAATATTTAACGAGTTTGTTTCTGACATCTGAATTACACATGATGTTGAATGGTTCACTCTTTCATATATTCAATGTTGAACCATTTAGATCGGAAATACTATTTTAACTATTAGGTACATTTTATGTAATATTGTCTTTAAATTATATTAAGAACATTTATTAACTACATATATTATAGTTtatattcatataaagattaataaggtaattttatataattaatattgttCATTTAAAATGATGATCAAACAACTTATCATCATTCAGATTCAAAATAAGAACTTTTGAATTATTTAGATTATGAATCATTCAACGTTTAAACATTTAGTTATATGAAACGTAACCTAagttcattaaaataattattcaaATCAAGTTTGTAATATAAAAAGTTATAAATCATTCAGATTTTACGTGTTCCTTTTGCGCAAAATTCGTACCCTTAATTCCCTTTTTTTTCAACATATTCCTTTTTATACATGGAAATATTTACTTTTAATGTGCAATTCAATTTACAACCCCTTTAATAAAGGATTGTGATAATGTGATACATTACATTCATCTATTAAAGATATTTAGAATCGTTCGAAGAATCGTTCGAAAAAGAAGAGGGATTACTTGATTCAATATGCAACTTTCCTTTGTTTCGATTAGATATTTAGATATATATGTTGATCGGGGCCGTCTCATTACTTTTAAAGGCCCCGTGCGAGATATAAAATGGGccttaaaaaaattaattttttcaaCATCCTCATCATCACATTATATCAAATGCTCTAGTTTTTGTGTTCGTATAATACAAATCAGTGATCACACGCCCCAGTCTTTTTTATCCCGTTTTATAAAACGGTCCGTTTTCTAAAATTTTGGGCCCTTAAAGTTTTGGACCCTGTGCGATTGCCCCACTCGCACGTCCTCTGAGACGCCCTTGAAGTTGATAAATAACTAGTTAGAACTATTGACTTCTTAAATCTTTGAGATTGTCTTTTTTTTCTCTTCTGGTTCTTTGCTAAATAGTTTCATCTTCTAATATAGTTACTTTTTAAAAAAATGACGTAAAAACAACTTGTGTAACTTTGATTTTGCAGCAACAAGGATAAAGTATAAAGTAATACTATAATTTGGTGGTTGTTAAATTGGTATAttctattttctttatttttcttgccGAAAGATGGTTCACAAACATCCTTATATAGACAACTAGAAATCTTCATCAAAGAGAAAGGTATCTACGATTTATGTGTGCCTAAAATTTTATATGAGTTGGTGCTATACATCACACAGCAACAAAAAGGTCATGCAGGTCTTCTAAGTTAGAAGATAGTTGGTAGCTCTTTTAGTTATTTTCTTTTTTTACGATTTACaagaataaattattattattccaTTAACTAAAAGAGCTCCATCATTTGTCGTTTAAAGATTTTAAACGACATTGGATGACAATGAAGTGAGATTGCTTCTAATTCTTTCGAACTGCGGAGTTTTATTAAAAAACAACTTAACCTCCCTAGCGAGCAGCTAGAGAAAGGTCATCAAACAAAATACAACGGCTAAAACGTCAAACACAAAACAACTACAATGACTTTATAAGTCACTCGTCTCATCTACTacaattattacttctattataaaACCAATTAAAAGAAAAATTACGTATAGGATCAAAAATGAGCTCCGTTTTTATAAACGTGGAAGCAAAAATAATACCGTTGTTGTATCTCAATGAGTGCCATAAGAAAGTAGTGACAATCAGGTACAATTTACTTTTAATAATAGACGAAGCATGTCAAGAATCAAACCATTCTAACCACTGACCCAAGTATCTAGCCTCGGCCAGTGTACATCGCCCCACTAGTTGATCCTTCGCCATATATCGTACACAATAGGACATTCAAAGAATATGATCCATGGATTCCACCCTATAGTCGCACAAAGCACATCCAATATCCTCAATCTTCATGTCTCTTCTCGAAGTAATACAATCTAGTTGGGAGTCTATCTAACGAAATACGCCATAGAAGAACATTAACTTTTCGTGGCAATTGTCTAACCCACCGAGTTTTTACCTCCTCTTTCAATAATGTCATAATGTTACCCGTCATACTCGCATCCTTTAGTTTTATTAGTAAAGATTCCATCGGATTTGATTAGTTAATCAAATCCTGCTCAAGTAATGTGATATTCTGAATCAAATCTGAGGCTGAAGCTTGGTTCGATTTGACCTCCCCTTTGACAGTATTAGCATATGAAGATTGAGAACCCGCATTTAAAAAATACTTTAAAAGGGTTTATGTGTTACTCTATGTCGTCTCGAAAAAATCTGAATGGTTACATCTaagtatatttatatctatatctgtatCTGTATATACAATATAACAAACACAAATCAAGTTGAGATGGCCGAGTTGGTATAAGGCACTAAAATTACAGTCATGGTCTGAAAAGGAGTGGGTTAATATATCACACTTAACGTTATTATATTATGGTGGTTAACGTTTTAAAATACTCATAAAAAGTTATGCCTCGCAATCCAGACCATCTTCTTGAAAAGAGGTCCACTGAGTTAAAATGCAAAGAATTATTCCGTTCATTGACATACCTTTTGAGACCATATTCATTTCTAGTATTTTTGTTACGGGTCCAATGGATTGTATATTTGGGTTCAATGTGTCCAAGTCATAAATAAAAAAACCGTTTACATTTCACGCTTCGCGTTGAAAAAGCAAAAGGCACTGAAACAAAAATTCGAAACTGATACACAAAATGTGAAACtgaaatctaagatgaaaaattgaaatttgaaattaaaaactaaaatgctAACCTGAATAATGAAACGCCAAACACGAAACTGAAATGTGAAGTTGTAAATTGAAACGTAAAACTATAAACTGAAACGCGAAACTAACAAACTGATATGTAAAATTTTGATAAAAAGATAAATTACTTTTTTTGTTGAAAAAACGGGTCCAACCATCAACCCATTAAATAGCTGGCCCATTTTGACCCATAACCATTTTTAACTCAAACCAATTTGATCCTTGATCCAACTCATCCCGTTAAAAGAGATCTTAAATTCAAACCTCACTAGTAACACATCTTGAGGTGACCAGAGGAAGGATCGAAACATTCAAAATGTATACACCGTGTTTAAGTCACACGCGTTTAAGTAAAAGCACTCGTTGACCAAGCATATATTTTTCAGTAGAAAACACACCCTTGATCGCAATAGAAAGgggggtttttttaggcgtcaacttCATTAACCTCTGGTCCGCAAACCGTGGATAACCCTAACCAAGATGATGATCTCGAGAGTGTGGTTAACGATTTTCCCGCTGAACATTCAACGAGACTCGATCGACGGCTTGGGAAAAAAGCATAAGGATCCGCAggtgatcggt from Rutidosis leptorrhynchoides isolate AG116_Rl617_1_P2 chromosome 9, CSIRO_AGI_Rlap_v1, whole genome shotgun sequence harbors:
- the LOC139866189 gene encoding uncharacterized protein isoform X3 produces the protein MENMWSADSILMFTPSGLIGKGYGVSYTIVAVTFIFIYQFITRFLSSRNSSSSVTPTLVSVLPPSQQHQQHRTFDVITDLDLKILIGKLDETVNQDEKWESLVDKIICHLQDGGPTKYLSTTIFNSCSSELLKDFYMDNLYRKEWDKTVIDHEQLQVDESNGTEIGRLIKKFPLLTPREYILSWRLWEGTDKTYYCYSKECEHSLAPRQKKYVRVGLFRSGWRISDTARGSCQIKMVHQEDAGLNADMAKMIFTKGIWSYVCKTDNALRKYSAARRLQLTSTIGAITLVQKVPFSLDSTSKIDGVDHPEVSEQRTQEKKLSRRPSKKLIANGLILIGGAICLARGHTNFSAKVAMAYALSKLSKRRQTLQP
- the LOC139866189 gene encoding uncharacterized protein isoform X1, which gives rise to MENMWSADSILMFTPSGLIGKGYGVSYTIVAVTFIFIYQFITRFLSSRNSSSSVTPTLVSVLPPSQQHQQHRTFDVITDLDLKILIGKLDETVNQDEKWESLVDKSNLSLSYSAKCCKPKDGGPTKYLSTTIFNSCSSELLKDFYMDNLYRKEWDKTVIDHEQLQVDESNGTEIGRLIKKFPLLTPREYILSWRLWEGTDKTYYCYSKECEHSLAPRQKKYVRVGLFRSGWRISDTARGSCQIKMVHQEDAGLNADMAKMIFTKGIWSYVCKTDNALRKYSAARRLQLTSTIGAITLVQKVPFSLDSTSKIDGVDHPEVSEQRTQEKKLSRRPSKKLIANGLILIGGAICLARGHTNFSAKVAMAYALSKLSKRRQTLQP
- the LOC139866189 gene encoding uncharacterized protein isoform X2, whose product is MENMWSADSILMFTPSGLIGKGYGVSYTIVAVTFIFIYQFITRFLSSRNSSSSVTPTLVSVLPPSQQHQQHRTFDVITDLDLKILIGKLDETVNQDEKWESLVDKSNLSLSYSAKCCKPKDGGPTKYLSTTIFNSCSSELLKDFYMDNLYRKEWDKTVIDHEQLQVDESNGTEIGRLIKKFPLLTPREYILSWRLWEGTDKTYYCYSKECEHSLAPRQKKYVRVGLFRSGWRISDTRGSCQIKMVHQEDAGLNADMAKMIFTKGIWSYVCKTDNALRKYSAARRLQLTSTIGAITLVQKVPFSLDSTSKIDGVDHPEVSEQRTQEKKLSRRPSKKLIANGLILIGGAICLARGHTNFSAKVAMAYALSKLSKRRQTLQP